In Acinetobacter lwoffii, the DNA window GTGAGAGTTATTTCTATCCGTTATTACAGCCAGATTATGATTTAGTCATGACTATGAGTAGTAATCAGGTCGGTAATGACTTTGCTTCACTCTATGAAGGTGATAGCGCAAGAGATAAAAAATACGGCAAAAAATATGAATTAAAAGTTGATGTGATTTCTGTCCAGACTAATCAGGATGAAACAGGTTTTACCGCTAGTGTCCGCTTCACTAAGACTTTGCATTCAGTCGAAGCTAATCGTGATGAACAGCCACAATATTATATTGCAAGTATTCGATATGAATATGCTCCGAACAATCTAAATAAACTGGTAGAAAAAGATCTAATTAAAAACCCATTCGGCTTTAAGGTCGTGGGCTATCGTGTCGATCCTGAACTATCTCCTAACAGACCTGTAGCGCAAGCTGCGGTTGTTGAACCTAGTCAGCAAGTCTATGTTCCGATTCAACAAGGCGGGGCTGTTTTTCAGCCACAAGCTCAACAAGGCGGGGCTGCTGTTCAGCCACAAGCTCAACAAGGAATGTAAAGGATCATTACATGAAAAAATTAATTCTTGCTTTGGGTTTGGCGGTGCATGGGATCTCTTATGCAGCAATTACGCCTAAAGCTATGCCTACCGATTCACGTATTAGAACAATCAATTATGTTCCTAATGATGTTTATCGAATTACTGTCAAAAAAGGCACTGTAACCCGCATTGTATTAGGTGAAGGTGAAAGAATTTTAGAGCGTGGTGCTGCTACTGGATACCCTTCAGACTGTGAAAAGGATGACACCAATTGGTGTATTTTTGCGGATACTGGATCAAATTTAGTATGGGTGAAGCCAAAGGATAAGGCTACTCGGAATAACTTAGAGTTACGCACTAATAAGCGTGATTATAGTTTTGATTTTCAAGTTCTAAATAATGCCAAAGAAAAACCGATGTATCGTGTTGTCTTTAAATATCCACAAGAAGAAGAAGAAAAACGTAAACAGGAAGAAGCTCAACGCTATAACGCTTATGCAGCACAATTAAAAGAAGAAAGCCAACTTACTGAATTTTTGGTTTTACAGCATCGTTTAGCCAATGCTGCGCCTATCCCTAAAAACTGGAATTATCGTCAAGCTGCAAACAGCAAAGGGAAGCACTTTGTTCCAGAAATGCTATTTGATGACGGTCGTTTTACCTATATGCGATTTAAAGGAAATACTGATATTCCAGTCGTATTTATTGAAGGTACGGAAGGGGAAGAAAAAGTTAATTTCCATATCAGTAAAGAAGATCCAAAACTTTTGATTGTTGAAGCTCTAGCTAAAAAATTTGTTTTACGTCAAGGAAAAGGCATAGTGAGCATTTTCAATGAATCTTATGATCCTGTCGGTGTTGCTCCTCAAGATGGCACTACTGTAGAGGGTGTTAAACGTGTCATTACTGGGGATATGAACTAATGAATATTAATGATCAAAAACCATTAGATGATCAACAAGCTCCTGATGAAGAATTTAACGAATCAGAAAATGGCATTGTTTCTGTCAATGAACGTGGGGATCAGGAAGATGGAAAAGGTAAAAAAATAGCGTTTATTGCAGTTATGGCGGTACTTTTTACTGTTATAGCGGTCTTTGCCTATAACTTCTTTTCAGATAGTAGTGATGCTGAAGAAGCAGCCCAATTAAAAGAAAATCAGATAGATCCAAGCCTAGATGCTTCAGCTAAAAGAAGGGATTTTACTAATACTGATCCTGTGCCAATGGATGCAGGTCAAAATGCTCAATTTCAAAGCCTAGATGCCTGTCAGGATCAAAGTATTCCTAGACAGCTAACAGACAATAACGGTAATGCTTTAACTTATAACGGCATGTTGGTTTTTCAATGCCAAAATGGTCAGCAGATTTTAAGACAGCCTGAAGCTGCGCCAGTAGTTGAACAACAAGCAGCAAATCAACAGCCTGTAGTAATTCAGCCACAGCCACAACAACAAGCTCAATATGTACCTTTAAACAATGGAAGCCGTTACGGTGGCGGGATTTTTGTCAATCCTTCACAACAAGGCGGGGCGGTTGGCCAACCGTCAAGCATGAATCATCAAGCAGCTTATAACCAAGTAACAGGCATGATGAAACAGTTTGAACAGGATCAGAATAGTAATAGCCGTTCTGGTAATTTCTCTGGATCTGGTTTGATGTCTTTAGCCCATGATGATGATGAACCTATGCAGCATCAGCCACAACAAGCTACAACTAACATGGCTAATCATTCCTCTAATAAAGTCCAGGCTAGGTTTATTGGGGATCGAAATTACTTAATTGCTAAAGGTCGTGTAATCCGTTGCAACCTGTCAGTTAAAGTCGTTTCAGAAATTGGCGGTATGGCTTCATGTGTCCTTCCACAACCTGTTTATTCTGATAATGGTCGTGTAGTCCTTGCTGAAGCGGGATCTGAAGTCATTGGAGAATACAAAAGTATTGCAGCACAAGGGCAAAGACGTT includes these proteins:
- the virB10 gene encoding type IV secretion system protein VirB10, translating into MNINDQKPLDDQQAPDEEFNESENGIVSVNERGDQEDGKGKKIAFIAVMAVLFTVIAVFAYNFFSDSSDAEEAAQLKENQIDPSLDASAKRRDFTNTDPVPMDAGQNAQFQSLDACQDQSIPRQLTDNNGNALTYNGMLVFQCQNGQQILRQPEAAPVVEQQAANQQPVVIQPQPQQQAQYVPLNNGSRYGGGIFVNPSQQGGAVGQPSSMNHQAAYNQVTGMMKQFEQDQNSNSRSGNFSGSGLMSLAHDDDEPMQHQPQQATTNMANHSSNKVQARFIGDRNYLIAKGRVIRCNLSVKVVSEIGGMASCVLPQPVYSDNGRVVLAEAGSEVIGEYKSIAAQGQRRLGIIWSRLKTPHGVIVDIDSPAADHLGTGGLSGRVDNRWGARIGAAFMLSLVQDAIAYGISKETGGNNSTPYMLQNTSDMGKSMAETVLNETINIKPTIYKNQGDVASIYVAKDIDFRGVYELRAK
- a CDS encoding virB8 family protein, whose translation is MNKLKKVSAAEEAKSYEKAMDWEADLIAMRAKSERKAWTIAKVAVGVAVLEAIGLVTLAPMRQTVPVVFTVDKAQGNVEYVGVVDDQQVKGKQELIDKNNITRYVTARESYFYPLLQPDYDLVMTMSSNQVGNDFASLYEGDSARDKKYGKKYELKVDVISVQTNQDETGFTASVRFTKTLHSVEANRDEQPQYYIASIRYEYAPNNLNKLVEKDLIKNPFGFKVVGYRVDPELSPNRPVAQAAVVEPSQQVYVPIQQGGAVFQPQAQQGGAAVQPQAQQGM
- a CDS encoding TrbG/VirB9 family P-type conjugative transfer protein, with the translated sequence MKKLILALGLAVHGISYAAITPKAMPTDSRIRTINYVPNDVYRITVKKGTVTRIVLGEGERILERGAATGYPSDCEKDDTNWCIFADTGSNLVWVKPKDKATRNNLELRTNKRDYSFDFQVLNNAKEKPMYRVVFKYPQEEEEKRKQEEAQRYNAYAAQLKEESQLTEFLVLQHRLANAAPIPKNWNYRQAANSKGKHFVPEMLFDDGRFTYMRFKGNTDIPVVFIEGTEGEEKVNFHISKEDPKLLIVEALAKKFVLRQGKGIVSIFNESYDPVGVAPQDGTTVEGVKRVITGDMN